ACTAAAGCAAGTGGCGGACTGGATGGCGGACGTACCAAGTCAATCCTTAACGCCCTGGATAGTGCAGACAGAAGCCTTATAAAGCTTGCAGGTGATGATTTCGACAGTAACGCCTACAGACAGTTTAAGCAGGCAGGAAACAAATACATTAATGTTGAGCGAAGTCTTGAGAACGCCGGGGACGTATGGAAGGACAAAGGTCTTGGAAAAGTCCTTAACAAGCTTACAGGAGCTAATGAGTATCTTCTTGACGCTGAGGACACATTGTTTGGTAAAGCCAAGTATCAGACATCCTTAGCAGGATTCCTTAAGGCGAACGGAGCCGATTCTGGCATATTTAACGCCACTGATGATGCAAGTAAGGAACTGCTTGCACAGGCTAGGGAATATGCTCTTAAGCAGGCGAATGAGGCAACTTTCCACCAGTCCAACGCCTTTGCAAATTGGTGGAGTCAGGGCGTTAAGAACCTAAGAGACAGTGACAAGGCAGGCATGAGGACCCTTGGTAACGTGGCAAATGCCTCAATGCCATTCGTAAAGACTCCGTCCAACATCCTTGCACAGGGATGGGAGTATTCCCCTGCAGAATTCCTTAACGTTGCTGCAGATACCATGAAGCTGAAAAAAGGGACCATGAAGGGAACTGAATACATAGATAAGCTTTCAAAGGCCCTTACAGGTACGGGAATGGTAGGATTCGGTGCCCTGCTTGCACATGAAGGGATAATCACTATCGGTAACGGAGACGAGGAAGAAAACAAGTTTAACGAGAAGCGCGGCATTAAGCGCCTTACAATGCATGTAGGTGACAACTATATTGATATATCGCAGTTTGCGCCCTCAGCCATTCCGCTGCTTGAAGGCGCGGTGATGTACGAGACAATGAGGAATAACAAGGACGGTGACGGAGCAGGAGCAGTAGACACAATATTCACAGGCCTTGCAACTATCGGAAACACCGTTACGGACATGACGCTGCTTAAGGGTATCAGCGACATAATGTCAGCGGCAAGGTATTCAGAAGATCCGGTTGATATGGCAGCACAGGTAGGAACCAAGATAGCAGGAAACTACGTAAGCCAGATGCTTCCTACACTTGGAGCAAAGGCAGAAAAGACCATTGATGATACAAAACGGACATCCTACACCGACAAGCAGGGAACGTTCAGCAGAGCATTTGATCAGCAGGGACGTTACCTCAAGACAAAGATTCCATTCCTGCAGGAAGCAGGTGAGAAGCTTGAGGGAAGCGATAACGAGACACTTTCCAAGATAGGCGGATTCCTTACCAATGAGCCTCAGATTGATTCATGGGGTAACGAGGTAAAGGTACAGGATTACGGTAACGGGGCCCTTGGAAGATTCGCCAATAATTTCCTTAATCCGTTAGACACTACCACCGATCAGCATGACCGTGTAGACGAAGAATTAAGGAGCCTGTATAGCGAGGTCAAGGATCCTAAGGTGCTTAATTTTGGAATGACCGACAGTAAAGAGTCAAAGGTTGATGACCATAAGATGACCGATAAAGAGTGGACACAGTACCAGAAGACCACGGGAAGCCTTAAGCATGAACTGGCTGAGAACTTCATGGATTCCGAAGGATATGCGGAACTGGACGGAGATACCAAGACGGAAGCCTATAACAAACTTAAGGGATTCGCAAAGGCTTATTCACTTAACGAGATGGGACTTAAAGCCCCCAGTAAGTCCAATCAGGCGCTTATTGATGCATACAAGGAAGGCGGTGCAGGAGCTGTCATTGATTCCGTTATAGGTGACAGTGCAGCCAAGGCAGCAGGCGTAAGGTCGAACAGTGCGGCTGCAGCCGAGATACAGGAAAGTATTGAAAGCGGTGATACAGAAGGTGCCCAGAAGAAAGCAGACGCGGCACAGCAGCTCAAGGATATAGGACTTGGATATTCAGCACCACAGAAGGCATACTATGACGCCCTGGAAGGTAATCCGGATCTTAGCGTGGAACAGTTTGCAGAGACCTATAAGAAGCTTGACGCTAACGGTAATCAGTCCATAGCGCAGGGAGAATTTATTGATTACCTTAACGCTAACCATGTAAGCGAAAAGGACGCAGCGGCCCTTATCAAGGACTATTATCCAAAGGACAAGACAAAGATTCCCACTCTTGAAGATGGTACATGGAAAGCCAAGAAGCCAGAGCAGGGAGCAACACAGAGTCAGACCGTAACGGATAATAAGACTGGCTCTTATACTGGAAGCAAGGCAGATATAAAGCTTGATAATCCCACAGGTAATGCCACAATGGATGCGAAGCTTAAAGCTAAACAGGCCATGCGTGAAGAAGCAAAGGCAGGAAAGACATATGATCCTCTTGACCCTGGCAACAGTCTCCCCAGTGCTAACTATGATTTACCGGATGCAGGCTCATGGTCGGTGAACGTTGGCGGCAAGACCTATAATCTTCACGATTCCAAGGGCTATCAGAAGGCACAGAGCCTGGGCGTACCGGATAATACATGGTTGCAGATGTATAAGGAGACTGACACAAACGGTAACGGAAGAAATACCAAGGACGAGACGAAGGCATACATTGAACAGCTCGTTAAACTTGGTACGATAGACAAGAGCCAGAGGGCAGATTATTTCGATATGCTTAACGGCACAAAGGCTAAGAACCCGTACAGATAAGTTATATAAGTCTTATATAAGTCATAAGGGTATATCTCAAGTAGATATGCCCTTTTTGACTGCCTTTAAATATCTAAAACATCATAACTGTTAACGCAGTAATAATAAGGCGTTACGGAATAATGACTTATATAAGTCTTGTATAAGTCATCTTTAAAACTTCCTGCCTCATATCAAGTCGAAAGTCATACATCCCCTGCCCCGGTATCGGACAGCCATACCCTTACTGATCAGGAACTATAATCAGGCAGCAGGCGTATATTGATTTTATTTAATCAAAAAGATTGATGTATTTTATATATGCCCTTAAAACTCATTTAAAGGCGATTCTAGGCACTTTAGGTTTAAAACGATAATTTGTCCGTTAACGGAAATAAAACACGGGCAGCGGTCAAAATATAAGCGTATGGGTATATGCTCAGAGGCATTTATAACAGGATGTTGAAAACATATTGTAATACACTGTATTGCTATTTACTTACAAGCCGATATATAATATATACATGAAAGGAGATAGCAGTTATGGCACAATCTACAATCAGTGTAAGAGTAAATGACGAAGACAAGAAGCTGTTTGAGAATTTCTGTAAAGAGACAGGGCTTAACGTTACAGTAGCTATCAATATGTTTGTCAAAAGCGTTATACGTGAACAGAAGCTGCCTTTTGAAGTCAAGGCAGACCATTTCTACAGTGACGAAAACATGAAGGTACTCAGGAGATCCGTTAAACAGTTGCGCGAAGGTAAAGGAAAAGAGCATGACATCATTGAGGTGACCAAATGAAAAAGATATGGTCTGATGATGCATGGGACGATTATTTATACTGGCAGACTCAGGACAAGAAAACGCTAAAGAAAATCAATAGCCTGTTAAAAGACATTGACCGTAACGGATATAAATGCAAAGGAAAACCGGAACCACTTAAGGGAGATCTTAGCGGATTTTGGAGCGTACACATAGACGAAAAGAACAGACTTGTATTCTGTATCTCAGATGCAGGACTTGAGATTGCACAATGCAGAACACATTACCAGGATAAATAATCACTTAGGACTGTCCAGAAGGATGGTCCTTTTTTACTGGGTGTAATTATCTGGAATTGAACAGCTCATGATCCGGTTCCTAATATGCATATAAGTCATACTCCGTAACGTTATAAGAAATCCCATAACCAAGCCCACGAATGGCATTTTGAAGCTGAGTTTGACTTCAGATTGACTTCCTATCCGTTATGAGACATTGACTTCCTATTTTTCCGGGTATGACTTCCTATTTCTGACTTCCTACTATTAAAGTTTATTGGGACTTTTTTACGTTTCAGATTAGCAACGAGTAATTGGGATACTATGACATATTGATACCTAACTATGACACTTAGACCAGCTTGTCAAAATAACGACCTTTTGGAGGTGAAAATCCTATAAAAGAATAATAAGGAACTATTAATCTATTAATACTATTAGGGAATAACGAAAATGGAAGTTTTAAGCGTGGTTATGCGGAAAACTGCACTTTTGAAAAACCACCTTTAGTAGACGAAAAACCACCTTTAGTAGAAAATAAAACCACCTTTAGTAGAAAAATGCCTGATTTTTCCATACCTAACAAGTATTATCTAGCACCTATATGTAAATGGTTTAAACCCTAACAGTAATACAATGCCTATAAGCTGTCTTTGGTAGCTGAAAAACCACCTTTAGTAGAAAATAAAACCACCTTTGATAGAAAAAACCACCTTTAGTAGAAAACGCCCTTTTAAGGGTGGAGAATACCGATAAATGGCGTGTATAGGCACCCAATACTAAACAATAGCAGTCATTAAAAACCACCTTTTATCACCTAAAAACCACCATATTGATTATTGGTGGTTTAAATGTATAATATACCTATTGGGGGTTGAACAATGGGAAGAAGAAAAAAGGATGATGGCTTATCAAGGCAAGAACGCCTGGAGAGATACGAAAGCAATTTTAAGGCGGTACAAAAAAGCATATACCGCCAGGAAGTAACATTTGATACAAACAACTATGTTGTTATGGCTAATTCCATGATATTGCATAGCGCAAGCAAGCTGAATCTAAACGAATTAAAGCTATTGCGGTTTATCATAATGCAAACCAAGAAGGGCGATAAAGAACTATATCAATTTGAAGTTGATATTAAGGAAATGGCTAAAGCTTTGGAAATGAGCGTTAAAACCCTATATCGTGAACTTGATACAATGTCTACTCACTTGATGCAAGAAGTGATTTTTATAGGCGATAAGGTAAATGATAAATGGAAAAAATTCCATTGGGTTGATGTATGCGAATACGAAAAAGGAAAGATAACAATAAAAATATCTGACGAATTGAAGCCGTTTCTTGTTGGGCTACGTGGTAACTTTACCAGGTATAGGCTTTCAGAAATTTTAAGCTTAAATTCTGTTTATGCTATCAGAATTTATGAAATATTGAATGGTTACATGAATGAAAATAATTTGCCACACGCTGATGTAGCTATTGAGGTTTCGATAAGCATTGAGGAAATTAGAA
This genomic stretch from Butyrivibrio sp. AE3004 harbors:
- a CDS encoding replication initiation protein; this translates as MGRRKKDDGLSRQERLERYESNFKAVQKSIYRQEVTFDTNNYVVMANSMILHSASKLNLNELKLLRFIIMQTKKGDKELYQFEVDIKEMAKALEMSVKTLYRELDTMSTHLMQEVIFIGDKVNDKWKKFHWVDVCEYEKGKITIKISDELKPFLVGLRGNFTRYRLSEILSLNSVYAIRIYEILNGYMNENNLPHADVAIEVSISIEEIRKVTDTTDKFERYSNFKAKVIDTALKEINQKSNYHISATPYKDGRTIAGFDFLIESQAGYWHRTEKGKNDIKIKAVNDDLDRQMTLEEFL
- a CDS encoding Txe/YoeB family addiction module toxin, which encodes MKKIWSDDAWDDYLYWQTQDKKTLKKINSLLKDIDRNGYKCKGKPEPLKGDLSGFWSVHIDEKNRLVFCISDAGLEIAQCRTHYQDK
- a CDS encoding type II toxin-antitoxin system RelB/DinJ family antitoxin, with translation MAQSTISVRVNDEDKKLFENFCKETGLNVTVAINMFVKSVIREQKLPFEVKADHFYSDENMKVLRRSVKQLREGKGKEHDIIEVTK